The DNA region ACGCAGCTCATCGCTGAACGGCGCTCGGTCTACAACCAGGTGGCCGAATTGACCTCGAAATTGAAGCATAATTCGGCCTAAATTTATCCACATCCACAGGAGGCTTGTGAATAACTCTTGATAAGTCATCCAATCTGTGGATAAGTTCTGGGCCGCTGTGGAGATCCTGTCATTCACAAGATCGGCATGATCAAGCCATTCCCAGCCCGTCCACCGCTTCTCCGCAAATGACAAAGATGTAGTTCCTTGTCCCAGAGCGGGCTGTCGGGAGTTATCCACAATATCCACAGGACTTATGACTATTACAGAATTACAACTTATAGAGGCGAAACCCAATACCCAGGTGAAAACCGAAAATCGAGCGAGCTTCTGTGACACGCTTCGTAAGAGTTACAAAACTATGCAAAGATGTTGTTCGATAGTTTGTCATTCTGAGGAGGAGTAACGAGTGCGATTTACCGTCGACAGGGACGTGTTTAACGAAGCTGTTTCGTTTACTGCCAAGCTTCTCCCGCAGCGACCTACCCAGCCAATTTTGAGCGGGGTACTTCTTGTCGCTGAAGGAGAAAGCGTTGAGCTCGGTACGTTCGACTACGAGACCTCATCAAAAACTTCAGTGAAGGCTGACATTCTCGAGCCGGGCCGTGCGCTTGTCTCGGGTCGCCTGCTTGCTGAAATTGCGAGCAAACTTCCTCACTCAGACGTGACGGTTACCCGTGAAGACGATCGCATCCTCATTCGCTGCGGATCAGCCTCGTTCAGCCTCCCATCGATGCCCGTCGAAGAGTACCCACAGATCCCTGAAATTGCCGAGGCAAGTGGTTCGGTAGACGCTTCGACATTTGCTGAAGCGATCGCTCAGGTCTCTCTTGCTGCTTCGAAGGAAGACGTTACCCCGGTGATCACGGGTGTACAGTTCGAAATCGAAGAGGGAACGCTGACGCTTACCGCCACCGACCGCTATCGTGTGGCCACGCGTGGTATCGACTGGAGCTCAGCCGGCGAAACCAGTGCAATCAATGCGCTTGTTCCAGCGAAAATTGTGACGGAGGTCGGTAAAACGTTCGGAAATGACTCAACCGTTCACATCACGATCGTCAAGGAACAAGACCGAGAGCTCATCGCATTCCGCGGTGGCTCAAAAACGGTCACCTCAGTGCTCATCAAGGGCAATTACCCTCCGGTTCAGCGCCTTTTCCCTGAGGTCGTTGACAACTATGCTGTCGTGAGCACGAACGAAATTATCGAGGCAGTGGGCCGTGTTGGTCTCGTTCTTGAACGCGAAGCGGCCCTCCGCTTCAGCTTCAGCGAGGGAAGCGTGCAGCTCGAGGGCGCAGGATCTGAATCTGCACGTGCAAACGAGACAGCCGATGCTCACCTCGTCGGTGACGAAATGGTCGTCTCACTGAAGCCACAATTCTTGCTCGATGGTTTGCGCTCAGCTCATGCCGAGTACGCGCGCATCGGCTTCACGAGAACCGATAACCCTGCAAAGCCCGGGCCAGTACTCATCTCAGGGCAGCACAGCCGAGACGAGCAGACTTCAGCAAGCTTTAAGTACCTTCTGCAGCCAAACCTGCTCTTGCGATAGGGGCAACCCTGAGTGCAGATTCGTCATCTCAGTCTTGCAAACTATCGAAACTATGCTCACGCTGAGCTAGTGTTTGCCCCAGGCATGAATATGCTGGTTGGGCGCAATGGTCAGGGCAAAACGAACGTTGCAGAAGCGCTCATGTATCTCGCGACGCTTCGATCACACCGTATTTCGCAGGATGCTGCACTCATTAAAGCGGGGGAAGACTCCGCTATTATCCGATGCAGGCTCGCCCAGGGCGAACGTGAGGCTCTTCTTGAGCTGCAGCTTAACCGCGGTAGCTCAAATAAAGCGCTCATTAACCGCCACAGCGTGAAAACTCGTGAACTCACGCAGCTTATCTCGGCTGTCCTGTTCGCCCCAGAAGATCTCATGATCGTTCGTGGAGAACCGGCCACTCGCCGATCGTTTCTTGACGATGCGCTTATCTCGCGTCACCCAGTGGCTGCTGGCGCCATTGCCGATTATGAGAAAATCCTCCGGCAGAGAAACACGATGCTCAGAGATTTCAAGCACACGGGCAGAAGCGCAAACTCGATCGAGACCCTCCTTGACGTCTGGGATGAGCAGCTTGTCGAAATGGGTTCGCAGATCATGCTGCACCGGCGAATGCTTATCGAAGATTTACGAGATCCGCTGATCCAGGGCTATTTTTCGCTCGTTGACCAGGATCACCAGCCAACTATCGCGCTCATGGAAAGCGTTCAGGAGACACTGGGTGTTTCACGTGAAACAGGAGATGCGGCAACCGTAAGCGCGAGCGTTTCACGTGAAACAATAGCCGAAGAGTTTCGCGATGCATTGCGCCTCGTCAGGGGGAGGGAGCTCGAGCGCGGGCAGACACTCGTTGGTCCACATCGCGATGACGCGGTCCTTCAGCTGAAGTCGCTACCTGTAAAAGGATATGCGAGCCACGGAGAAACCTGGTCCTATGTCCTCTCACTGAAGCTTGCCCTTGCGAGCGTTCTCAGCACTGACACCGTAGAGGGTGATCCAGTCTTGATTCTCGACGACGTTTTTGCCGAGCTTGATCTTGGTCGTCGTGAAAGGCTGTACGCTGCTGTCTCTGGTTATGAGCAGGTGATCGTAACAACTGCGGTCGAAGGTGACGTTCCGCAGGGGCATGAGTGGCACACGATCCGCATCGAAGCCGGGGAAGTGGTTGCCATTGAACCGGTTGCTGCCCACGAAAGACCTGATCAGGCTGGTGATACTGATGAGTGAGCGCATCTCGTTTGCGAGCGAAGCCTATATTCATGCGAAGTCACTTTGGAGCGGTAAGCGCTATAGCGCGATGGCTGCGAGGCGTCGAAAGGTCGACGGGACGTCTATTCCTTACGCTAAGGGCAGGGACCCAAAGAGCATCGCAGCGGTTCTCGAGACCATGACCAAAGACATGGGGTGGGGAGAGCAGCTCAGTCAAACGACGCTCATCGTTGAATGGCCTACCCTCGTCGGCAAGGATATCGCCGAGCACACAGAAGTCGTTGGCATCACCGGCAAAAAGCTCGAGATTCAATGTGACTCGACCGCGTGGGCGACGCAGCTTCGACGAATGCGCCACCAAATCGTCACGAAGCTTTTGGAGCAGTATCCCGAAGCCGGGATAGAAGACATTCTCTTCCGTGGCCCGCACACGCCTTCGTGGCGTCACGGGCCACGAAGTGTGCCTGGAAGAGGCCCGCGAGACACCTACGGTTAACCTTGCTCTTGACCAGGGGGTGTCCCTGCTGAAAATAAGCGCTAAAACGGCCCTGTAATACGCCTAAAATCGCCCAAAATTGGTAAGATGGACATCTAGGCTACAAATAAGCCGCATCGGCGCTAAGAAATGCTGGGAGAAAAAACACAAGATGGCTACTGAAGACGGTACTGGAAATAACTTATCAGAGTACGGTGCCGACGCGATTCAGGTGCTTGAGGGTCTTGAAGCGGTTCGCAAACGCCCCGGCATGTACATTGGTTCGACAGGGCCACGAGGGCTGCACCACCTGGTCTACGAGATCGTCGATAACTCGGTTGATGAGTCACTTGCGGGGTACTGCGACCTTATCGACGTAACGATTCTCGAAGATGGCGCTGTGCGCGTTCGAGATAATGGCCGTGGTATTCCCGTTGATATGCACCCGACTGAGGGGCGGTCAACGGTCGAGGTCGTGCTGACTGTTCTGCACGCCGGCGGCAAGTTCGGTGGCGGCGGCTACGCGGTCTCGGGTGGTTTGCACGGCGTGGGCTCGTCAGTGGTCAATGCTCTTTCGACGAGGTTCGATGTTGAGGTGAAGCGCCAAGGTTTCACGTGGAACATGTCGTTTGCCGGGGGAGTGCCAAATGCTCCGCTCGCGCAGGGTGAGCCTACCGATGAGACCGGCACAACGATTACCTTCTGGCCAAGCGCTGATATTTTTGAGACCGTCGAGTTCGATTACGAGACATTGCGTACTCGTTTTCAGCAGATGGCGTTCTTGAACAAGGGGCTCCGTATTAGGCTGCGTGACGAGCGGCCGCAGGAACTCGTGATCAATGATGATGGCGAAGAGGTCATGGCCGATGCGCCCCACAACGAGTTCATGTACGAGAACGGTATTCAGGACTACGTTCAGCACATCAACAAGTCAAAGCGTGCCGAGATTGTTCACGAAGAAATTATTTCGTTCGAGCAGGAGAAGGAAGACAAGTCGATTTCGCTCGAGGTAGCGATGCAGTGGACGAGTGCTTTCTCAGAGAGCGTGCACACGTACGCGAATACGATTAACACCCACGAGGGTGGAACGCACGAAGAGGGCTTCCGTGCGGCCTTGACGACGCTCATCAACCGGTACGCGCGCGACAAGAACCTGCTGCGCGAAAAGGACGAAAACCTTTCAGGCGATGATGTTCGTGAGGGCCTCACAGCAGTTGTCTCAATCAAACTTGCTGAGCCACAGTTCGAGGGCCAGACCAAAACGAAGCTCGGCAACACCGAGGCTAAGGCGTTCGTTCAAAAGCTTGTCGGTGATCAGCTCGGAGACTGGTTTGAGCGCAACCCCGCGGCAGCGAAAGACATCACTCGCAAGGCGATTCAGGCCGCTACGGCTCGACTCGCTGCCCGAAAGGCGCGCGAAACCGCACGCAGAAAGGGGCTGCTCGAGTCGGGTGGCATGCCCGGAAAGCTGAAGGACTGCTCGTCGAAGGACCCATCAGTCTCAGAAATTTTCATCGTTGAGGGTGACTCGGCAGGTGGATCAGCGGTGCAGGGAAGGAACCCTGACACCCAGGCCATTTTGCCGTTGCGCGGAAAGATTCTGAACGTCGAAAAGGCGCGTCTTGACCGTGCACTGAACAACGCCGAGGTTCAAGCAATGATCACGGCATTCGGTGCCGGCATTGGCGAAGAATTTGATCCTGAGAAGGCTCGCTATCACAAGATCGTGCTCATGGCCGATGCTGACGTTGACGGTCAGCACATTACAACGCTGCTCCTCACGTTGCTGTTCAGATACATGAAGCCGCTCATTGAGCTCGGGTATGTGTATCTCGCGCAGCCGCCCCTGTACCGCCTGAAGTGGTCGAATGCTGAGCATGAATATGTCTACAGCGACGAAGAGCGAGACCAGCAGCTCGCTGCAGGTCAGGCAGCCGGCCGCAGAATTCCTAAAGACAACGGAATTCAGCGTTATAAGGGCCTCGGCGAGATGAACTACGAAGAGCTCTGGGAAACCACGATGAACCCCGAAACCCGCAGCCTTCTGCAGGTGACGATGGAAGACGCCGTGGCATCCGACGAAATTTTTGCAACCCTCATGGGTGAAGACGTTGAAGCGCGTCGCACCTTTATCCAACAGAATGCGAAGGACGTGCGTTTCCTTGACATCTAACGAGACTCCAGAAACCGAACCGCAGCAGACTGGGGGAAACATCTCGCAGATCGACCTTCAGGTTGAGATGCAGCGTTCGTACCTTGACTACGCCATGAGCGTGATCGTTGGACGTGCGCTTCCTGATGTTCGTGACGGCCTGAAGCCAGTACACCGTCGTGTGATTTACACGATGTTTGATGGCGGTTACCGCCCTGACCGGGCCTTTTCAAAGTGCGCCCGTGTGGTCGGCGACGTCATGGGCCACTACCACCCGCACGGTGACAGCGCGATTTACGATGCGCTCGTTCGCCTCGTTCAGCCCTGGAGCATGCGTTACCCCCTGGCTCTTGGCCAGGGTAACTTCGGTTCGCCGGGTAACGACGGAGCGGCAGCCCCGAGGTACACCGAGACGAAGATGTCACCGCTCTCGCTCGAGATGGTGCGTGACATCGACGAAGACACCGTCGATTTCCAAGATAACTACGATGGGCGTGCCCAGGAGCCCACCGTGCTCACGAGCCGCTTCCCGAACCTGCTGGTCAACGGGTCAGTGGGCATCGCGGTTGGCATGGCCACAAACATCCCTCCGCACAACCTTCGTGAGGTTGCCGACGGCGCGAAATGGCATCTTGAGAACCCTGATGCGACGAAAGAGGAGCTGCAACAGGCCCTCATGCAGCGCATTAAGGGCCCCGATTTCCCGACCGGCGCCCAGATTCTCGGCACCCGAGGCATTCAGGAAGCCCAGAAGACGGGACGCGGATCAATTACGATGCGCGCGGTCGTCAACATCGAAGAGCTGCAGGGTCGCACCTGCCTCGTCGTTACCGAGCTTCCGTACCAGGTAAACCCCGATAACCTCGCGGTGAAGATCGCTGACCTCGTGAAAGAGGGAAGGGTTCAGGGCATCGCTGATATTCGCGATGAGACGAGCGGCCGTACCGGTCAGCGCCTCATCATTGTTCTCAAGCGCGATGCGGTTGCGAAGGTTGTTCTCAACAACCTGTATAAGCACACGCAGCTTCAGGAGAACTTTGGTGCGAACATGCTCGCGATCGTTGATGGTGTGCCACGCACGCTCTCGGTCGACGGGTTCATCACCTACTGGGTGAAGCACCAGGTTGAAGTTATTGTGCGCCGCACGCAGTTCCGCCTGAACAAGGCTGAGGCTGAAGCTCACATTCAGCGTGGTTACCTGAAAGCGCTCGACGCCCTCGACGAGGTCATCGCGCTTATTCGTCGTTCACCGACCGTCGATGAAGCCCGCGAGGGCCTCATGGGCCTGCTGCAGGTAGATCAACTCCAGGCAGACGCTATTCTTGGACTCCAGCTCCGTCGTTTGGCTGCCCTCGAGCGCCAGAAGATCATGGATCTCGCGAAGAAGCTTGAGCTTCAGATCGCCGAGTACCACGAGATTCTCGCCTCTGACGAGCGCCAGCGCAGCATCATCGTTGACGAGCTCGATGAGATCGTCGATCGCTACGGCGACGAGCGCCGCACCGAGATCATGTACGGCTACGACGGCGATATGTCGGTCGAAGACCTCATTCCCGAGGAAGACATGGTCGTTACGGTAACGCGTGGCGGGTACATCAAGCGCACGCGCATCGACAATTACCGTTCACAGCACCGTGGCGGCAAGGGCGTACGCGGGGCAACGCTGCGAGCCGACGATATTATCGAGCACTTCTTTGTCACGACGACGCACCACTGGTTGCTCTTCTTCACGAACACGGGACGTATGTACCGTGCGAAGACCTATGAAGCACCCGAGGGCGGTCGCGATGCAAAGGGACAGCACCTCGCAAACCTCTTGGCGCTCGGCCCCGACGAAACTATCACTCAGATCATCGACGTTCGTTCGTTCGATGAAGACGATGATCAGCTCGTGCTTGCAACCCGCAATGGGCTGGTGAAGAAGACCCCGCTCAATGAGTACGATACGAACCGTACGGGTGGCATCATCGCGATCAAGCTCCGTGACGAAGATGAACTCGTCTCGGCCATGGTGCTTCGTTCAGAAGACGACATTCTGCTCGTTTCAAAGCACGGCATGTCACTGCGTTTCACGGCAAACGACACCGCGCTACGGCCCATGGGGCGTTCGACGAGTGGCGTTCGCGGCATGAACTTCAGAGATGACGACGAGCTTCTGGCAGCCCGTGACATTCGCAACGATGAAGACTTCGTGCTCGTCGTCACCGAGGGCGGTTATGCCAAGCGCACCTCGGCGAGCGAATACCGCGTTCAGAACCGTGGTGGCTACGGCATCAAGGTCGCGAAACTCGATGAAACCCGCGGTGATATCGTCGGTGCGCTCATCGTTTCTGAAGATGCTGAGGTTCTCGCGGTGCTCGCGAGCGGTAAGGTGGTTCGAACCGACGTCGCTGAGGTTCCTGCGAAGGGGCGCAACACCATGGGTGTTGTTTTTGCGAGATTCCCAGACAGTGACCGTATTATTGGCGTCGCGCAAAATACCGAGCGTAATCTTGAAGAAGAAGGCGGGGAAGAAGCCCCGGCTGACGCAGCACAACCTGAGGATAGCAACGCATGACCAACACCGTAGCTGACAAGCTTGCGCAGAAGACTCGCAAGAAAGCCCCATCAAAACAGGTTCGTCTGAAGCTTGTATACGTCGACTTCTGGTCTGCCGTAAAGTTCAGTTTCTTGCTGTCACTGTGTCTGGCGGTCGTCAACGCTATTGCTACGGTGCTCATCTACGCTGTTCTCGCTCAGACCGGTGCCCTCGGCAAGATCGATGAGTTGTTCATGGACGTTGTCGGCGGAGACGAGACAAGCCTCATGAACTTCCTCGGCTACCCGCAGGTCATTGGCTTCGCGGTCACCGTCTCGGTGATCGGTCTCATCGTGGGCACGGTTCTCGGCGCAATTGCTGCGTTCGTGTACAACCTGCTCGTTCGAGTCTTCGGTGGTTTCCAGCTCGGATTCACCGGAAACTAAGCGCACACGCGCGGCCAAGGAAGTCGATTTGACCAAATCGACAGACATGCAGTAATGTTAAACCTTGGTTAAGGGGCTATAGCTCAGGTGGTTAGAGCGCTTCACTGATAATGAAGAGGTCCCAGGTTCAAGTCCTGGTAGCCCCACCAAATATCGCAAGGGCAGTCGAGAAATCGACTGCCCTTTGTCGTTGGTTCGTGAAACATTCTCCCGGCCGAGCGGGGCACCATCACCCGTGTTTTGCGGCGCACACAACGCGCCGGTGTTTGAGGCGAAGAATGTGGGCTCGTGGGCTGCGTTCTGCGGGGCGTTCAGGCCCGGGGGAGGGTGCGAGTATCACCAAGGCTCTGAACGGCGTGCAGAGCGCCGTATGGGCACAAGCGATGTCTTTGCGGCGGATCAAAGCCGGTGCCAACACAAAAATTCGCACAACACGCCTTCTCGTTTTGCGCGAGAGAAATCAGCCGGGTATAGTTGTTCGAGCAGGCACGGCAACCGAAGAAGAAACCGGGTCAAGCACGAAGTAGTTGCCAGGGTAAGAACGTTGTGATAAGATATACAAGGTTCAGGACAAATGGACTAATTACGGGCCCTTAGCTCAATTGGTAGAGCGTCTGTTTTGCAAGCAGAAGGTCGGGAGTTCGATTCTCCCAGGGTCCACCAAACACAAGAAAAGCCGTCCGATTCGTCGGGCGGCTTTTGTATTGTAAGGGACTCTTCACGCAAGTGAATGGTCAGGGGATGAGAAGAAAAGGTTTGGAGCTCATGGATCTTCCAGATGACGTTGTCGCTTTCGCGCACCAGCTCTTTGACGCGGCGCGCAGTGGCGATGCACCTTTTGTGCTCTCAGCGGTAAAGCAGGGCATCTCACCAGATCTCAGCGACGCGAGCGGTAATACGCTGCTCATGCTGGCCGCTTATCACGGGCACGCTCGCCTCGTGGCAGAGCTCGCATCTCAGGGCGCCAACATTAACCAGACGAATGATCGAGGCCAAACCCCTCTGGCCGGCGCGATCTTTAAACGTGACGAGGCCGTGATCAGCACGTTGCTTACGCTCGGTGCTGATCCCGACCTCGGCTCACCGTCAGCTCGCATGACGGCCAAAATGTTTGAGATTTCTCTCGACGCTTACCGCGCTTAACGGGGGCATGAGCAGCGGTCAGCCGCTGCGACACCCTCGAGCGCAGTTTCAATGTGCTCGCCGCAACCTTCCCAGGTTGCGAGGCCACAGTGAGAGCACGTTACTTTGACGCACATGAGGCGCCTCCCTTCGTTGTACCAACGGCTTTGATCTTACAAGCAGTGGTCGTGAGGCACTCTCAGTTCTACTCGTCAGGGTCTTCTGGGTCGAGTGGCTCGTGGTGGTCGAGCTCTGCAACCCCACGCTTCCAGTAGCCCTGTGCGTCGAGTTGGTCGAGGCGCACGCCGGCTTCGCGGCGTAGATAGCGGCGCAGGGTGTGATGGTGATTGCCTCGCCAGCGAGAAACGCGAACGTCGTGTCGGTGATCGTGAGCTTGCGCAGCTCGGCGAGAATACCTTCTGGGGCCTCATCGATGTCAAACCAGGTGATGTCGTCTTGATCGTCGAAGTATGCGCGCATGCGCTCGTCGACGGTGAAGAAGAACTTGTGCACCGTGACGGCATCGCTCACGGCCTCGAGCCAGCGGGACACCGCGGGAAAGGCGGTCTCGTCGGCGACAAGCACCATCTCGGTGATGCCTGCGGGTGCAAGTTTTGACCCACGTGGCCCAGCCTGCTGAATGAGCTGACCGGGGGCGGCTTCCTTCGCCCAGTCTGAGGCGGGGCCATCGGTTTCGTGCAGCACCATGTCGATGTCGAGCTCGTAGCCCTCGGCGGTTTCACGGAAGTTGAGCGGAGTGTAGTCGCGCATGATCGGCCGACCGTGGGCTTCGCCGAAAATGAGTTTGATGTGGTCTGCCGGCCCCGGTGCCTCAAAGCCTTCTAGTTCGGGGCTCGTCACGGTGATGCGGGCATAGTCTGGCGCAACCCGTGTCACGTTCGTGACTCGAAGGGTTCTGCGCTTGAGCTCGTGCATGACCCGTTCGCGTGTAAACTGCATAAATTCTCGTCTCCTTCGTCAAACTTAGGCTACCCTAACTTCTTGAGCGCCTGTCAAGCATGTGCCGGTAGACCCCTGATGTCTTGTCAAGAGGTCACAAACGAAAGAAACCTGGGGCACACCCCTGAAAGCAAGTAGGCTTAGACCCTATGGATATGAGAGTTGCGGCATACGCGGTTATTGAGAGGCAGGGACAGATCCTGCTGACTCACTGGCGCCGCGGCCGCATGAGTGGATGGACCTTGCCGGGCGGCGGCATAGAGTCTGGTGAGTCGCCAGAGGCCGCTGCGAAGCGTGAAGTGAAAGAAGAGACCGGGCTTGATGCCAAGATCGGCAAGCTTATTGGCGTCGATTCACGAGTGTTCAGCCGAGAGGACGTTCCCGAGGGCACCGACCCTGAATTACATACGATCAGGATCATCTATCGAGCCACCGTCAAAGATGGCCCGCTGGTCAACGAGGTTGACGGCTCAAGCGACGAGGCACGCTGGGTACCCCTCGCTGAAATTGCGGAGCTGCGAACGCTCTCGCTCGTGAACACGGCGCTGCGCATGGCGGGCCTACGCGGTTCATCGTCGAGGCGCTCTCGTGGCCGCCGGCGACGGCGTTCCCATTCGGGTCAGCCGCGCCAGCAGCAAGAGCGGTAATGCCGGTTTAGAAGTCGTCGGCTGAAACCCACATGTCGTCGTCTTCGCGGAAGGCCTGCCAGAGGGCGTAACCGACAGCGCTTGCTGCGGCAATGCCAACGCCGAGGGCAATGAGGCCACCCTTGCGCTTCTTCTTCACAGGCTCGATGAGCCCGCGCTGCTCTCCGAAGCCACGCAGCTGGCGTGAAGCCTCGGTCTGTTCCATGCGCTCGAGTGAGCGAACGGTGCCAGCGAGAGCCGCTGCGACAACGGGCGCTGCGGCAACGCGCACGCGATCCGCTGCGCGACGTGCGCAAGCGACGTTCTTCTGCACGAACGGGCGGGCCTGGTCGACGGCCGACTCTACTCGTGGCATGACGTGTTCGTTGCCAAGCTCCTTCGCCTGGCGGCTCGCTTCGCCGAGCACATGCCCAGCGTGACCGAGCACTTCGCGCTGGTGGTCAAGCAGAACCTCTGCCTGGTTACGAAGTTTCTTCAGTTCGCGCCTGCGTTTGCGAGACAGTTGCATCTTGGCCTCCGAATGTTGGTTGCTGTGCTTCAACGGTACACCGAGTGCCCTGGAATTTACTAGCAAATGGCAAGTTTGTGCCCGGTAGACTGGGCAACATGACCATTCCATCGGCAACAGCAACCATTCACACAAACCACGGTGACATCAACCTTGATCTCTTTGGCGATCAGGCTCCGAAGACCGTGAAGAACTTCATCGACCTCGCTGAAAAAGGGTTTTACGACAACCTCATTTTTCACCGCATCATCAAAGAGTTCATGATTCAGGGCGGCTGCCCCCAGGGCACCGGCACCGGTGGCCCCGGCTATACCTTCGACGATGAGATTCACCCCGAGCTCACCTTCGATCGCCCCTACCAGCTCGCAATGGCGAACGCTGGCAAGCGTCCCGACCTCACCGGTCGCCTCGCGGGCACGAACGGCTCACAGTTCTTCATCACCACGATCGCTCCATCATGGCTCAACGGCAACCACACCATCTTCGGTGAGGTCAACGACGACGAGTCGAAGAAGGTCGTTGACGCGATCGAGGGCGTTGCAACCGGCGCTATGGACCGCCCCGTTGAAGACGTCGTGATCACCTCGATCACCATCAAGCAGTAAGTTTCGTCATACTCCATGGGACACAACGTGCCGCAGTTCGGCGAGCGGGCGAGCTACGGCCCGTCTGACGTTTGCTACCGACATAAGAATCGGCCTACTTTTACGCTGTGCCAACGCTGCGGCAATAACATTTGCCCTGATTGCCAGGTGCAGTCGGCCGTCGGTGTGTTGTGCCCCTCGTGCGTGAAGGAGACCTCGCCAGGCGTATCTCGGCGCAGCAAACCTTCACGCACGAAAATCGGTCGGGCATTTACCGACCCCCAAATCCCGGCCGTCACGTACACGATCATGATCCTGTGCGGGCTGGTGTTTCTCGCGCAGCTCACGAGCGATAGCGTCACGAACGCGCTCTGGTACCGGCCCGCGTATTCGACGCCGATGTACTTTGAGCCGTGGCGCATGTTGACGGTCATGTTCACCCACTCAACGAGCAGCTATTACCACCTGCTCGGCAACATGTTTACCCTGTGGATCTTCGGCCGAGAGCTCGAACGCGCGGTCGGCAAGCTCAATTACATCCTGCTCTACGCGATGGCTGGCTGGGGCGGATCGCTGGCCGTTCAACTGTGGGTCTATGTCAACCCAGAAACCATTTTGACGCCTACCGTGGGCGCCTCCGGTGCGATCTTCGGTGTGATGGGTGCGATGTTTGTCGGGCTGCGCTCGGTGAACGTGAACGTGACCTCGCTTGGCGTGCTGC from Leucobacter sp. UCMA 4100 includes:
- a CDS encoding DUF721 domain-containing protein; protein product: MSERISFASEAYIHAKSLWSGKRYSAMAARRRKVDGTSIPYAKGRDPKSIAAVLETMTKDMGWGEQLSQTTLIVEWPTLVGKDIAEHTEVVGITGKKLEIQCDSTAWATQLRRMRHQIVTKLLEQYPEAGIEDILFRGPHTPSWRHGPRSVPGRGPRDTYG
- a CDS encoding DUF3566 domain-containing protein; its protein translation is MTNTVADKLAQKTRKKAPSKQVRLKLVYVDFWSAVKFSFLLSLCLAVVNAIATVLIYAVLAQTGALGKIDELFMDVVGGDETSLMNFLGYPQVIGFAVTVSVIGLIVGTVLGAIAAFVYNLLVRVFGGFQLGFTGN
- the gyrA gene encoding DNA gyrase subunit A → MTSNETPETEPQQTGGNISQIDLQVEMQRSYLDYAMSVIVGRALPDVRDGLKPVHRRVIYTMFDGGYRPDRAFSKCARVVGDVMGHYHPHGDSAIYDALVRLVQPWSMRYPLALGQGNFGSPGNDGAAAPRYTETKMSPLSLEMVRDIDEDTVDFQDNYDGRAQEPTVLTSRFPNLLVNGSVGIAVGMATNIPPHNLREVADGAKWHLENPDATKEELQQALMQRIKGPDFPTGAQILGTRGIQEAQKTGRGSITMRAVVNIEELQGRTCLVVTELPYQVNPDNLAVKIADLVKEGRVQGIADIRDETSGRTGQRLIIVLKRDAVAKVVLNNLYKHTQLQENFGANMLAIVDGVPRTLSVDGFITYWVKHQVEVIVRRTQFRLNKAEAEAHIQRGYLKALDALDEVIALIRRSPTVDEAREGLMGLLQVDQLQADAILGLQLRRLAALERQKIMDLAKKLELQIAEYHEILASDERQRSIIVDELDEIVDRYGDERRTEIMYGYDGDMSVEDLIPEEDMVVTVTRGGYIKRTRIDNYRSQHRGGKGVRGATLRADDIIEHFFVTTTHHWLLFFTNTGRMYRAKTYEAPEGGRDAKGQHLANLLALGPDETITQIIDVRSFDEDDDQLVLATRNGLVKKTPLNEYDTNRTGGIIAIKLRDEDELVSAMVLRSEDDILLVSKHGMSLRFTANDTALRPMGRSTSGVRGMNFRDDDELLAARDIRNDEDFVLVVTEGGYAKRTSASEYRVQNRGGYGIKVAKLDETRGDIVGALIVSEDAEVLAVLASGKVVRTDVAEVPAKGRNTMGVVFARFPDSDRIIGVAQNTERNLEEEGGEEAPADAAQPEDSNA
- the gyrB gene encoding DNA topoisomerase (ATP-hydrolyzing) subunit B, coding for MATEDGTGNNLSEYGADAIQVLEGLEAVRKRPGMYIGSTGPRGLHHLVYEIVDNSVDESLAGYCDLIDVTILEDGAVRVRDNGRGIPVDMHPTEGRSTVEVVLTVLHAGGKFGGGGYAVSGGLHGVGSSVVNALSTRFDVEVKRQGFTWNMSFAGGVPNAPLAQGEPTDETGTTITFWPSADIFETVEFDYETLRTRFQQMAFLNKGLRIRLRDERPQELVINDDGEEVMADAPHNEFMYENGIQDYVQHINKSKRAEIVHEEIISFEQEKEDKSISLEVAMQWTSAFSESVHTYANTINTHEGGTHEEGFRAALTTLINRYARDKNLLREKDENLSGDDVREGLTAVVSIKLAEPQFEGQTKTKLGNTEAKAFVQKLVGDQLGDWFERNPAAAKDITRKAIQAATARLAARKARETARRKGLLESGGMPGKLKDCSSKDPSVSEIFIVEGDSAGGSAVQGRNPDTQAILPLRGKILNVEKARLDRALNNAEVQAMITAFGAGIGEEFDPEKARYHKIVLMADADVDGQHITTLLLTLLFRYMKPLIELGYVYLAQPPLYRLKWSNAEHEYVYSDEERDQQLAAGQAAGRRIPKDNGIQRYKGLGEMNYEELWETTMNPETRSLLQVTMEDAVASDEIFATLMGEDVEARRTFIQQNAKDVRFLDI
- the dnaN gene encoding DNA polymerase III subunit beta, translating into MRFTVDRDVFNEAVSFTAKLLPQRPTQPILSGVLLVAEGESVELGTFDYETSSKTSVKADILEPGRALVSGRLLAEIASKLPHSDVTVTREDDRILIRCGSASFSLPSMPVEEYPQIPEIAEASGSVDASTFAEAIAQVSLAASKEDVTPVITGVQFEIEEGTLTLTATDRYRVATRGIDWSSAGETSAINALVPAKIVTEVGKTFGNDSTVHITIVKEQDRELIAFRGGSKTVTSVLIKGNYPPVQRLFPEVVDNYAVVSTNEIIEAVGRVGLVLEREAALRFSFSEGSVQLEGAGSESARANETADAHLVGDEMVVSLKPQFLLDGLRSAHAEYARIGFTRTDNPAKPGPVLISGQHSRDEQTSASFKYLLQPNLLLR
- the recF gene encoding DNA replication/repair protein RecF (All proteins in this family for which functions are known are DNA-binding proteins that assist the filamentation of RecA onto DNA for the initiation of recombination or recombinational repair.) yields the protein MQIRHLSLANYRNYAHAELVFAPGMNMLVGRNGQGKTNVAEALMYLATLRSHRISQDAALIKAGEDSAIIRCRLAQGEREALLELQLNRGSSNKALINRHSVKTRELTQLISAVLFAPEDLMIVRGEPATRRSFLDDALISRHPVAAGAIADYEKILRQRNTMLRDFKHTGRSANSIETLLDVWDEQLVEMGSQIMLHRRMLIEDLRDPLIQGYFSLVDQDHQPTIALMESVQETLGVSRETGDAATVSASVSRETIAEEFRDALRLVRGRELERGQTLVGPHRDDAVLQLKSLPVKGYASHGETWSYVLSLKLALASVLSTDTVEGDPVLILDDVFAELDLGRRERLYAAVSGYEQVIVTTAVEGDVPQGHEWHTIRIEAGEVVAIEPVAAHERPDQAGDTDE